One genomic segment of Chitinophaga sancti includes these proteins:
- the kdpC gene encoding potassium-transporting ATPase subunit KdpC, whose protein sequence is MKKYLLPSIKLTLILILLLGVAYPLLIAGVAHFAMGQGKGRTVMVNGKVVGYENVGQKFTEDKYFQGRPSAVDYNAAGSGGSNKAASNPDYIKTVQERIDTFLAHNPGTAIADIPSELVTASGSGLDPDISPAAADIQVIRIAATRHIDVRVLHQLIANHTDKSWLGPDKINVLKLNIALDALK, encoded by the coding sequence ATGAAAAAGTATCTTTTGCCTTCTATAAAACTGACGTTGATTTTAATCCTGTTGCTTGGGGTGGCCTATCCCCTGCTGATAGCTGGTGTGGCACACTTTGCGATGGGCCAGGGTAAAGGCCGCACGGTTATGGTGAATGGGAAAGTAGTAGGCTATGAAAATGTAGGCCAGAAATTTACGGAGGATAAATATTTCCAGGGTCGTCCTTCTGCCGTAGATTACAATGCAGCAGGCTCCGGTGGTTCAAACAAAGCAGCGAGCAATCCTGATTATATCAAAACGGTACAGGAGCGTATAGATACCTTTCTGGCACATAATCCCGGTACTGCAATAGCAGACATTCCAAGTGAATTAGTCACTGCTTCCGGGAGTGGTCTGGATCCTGACATCTCTCCCGCTGCGGCGGACATACAGGTGATCAGGATTGCTGCAACCCGTCATATCGACGTCAGAGTATTGCACCAGTTAATCGCCAATCATACAGATAAATCGTGGTTAGGCCCGGATAAAATTAATGTCTTAAAACTCAATATCGCGCTGGACGCGTTAAAATAA
- a CDS encoding sensor protein KdpD, whose amino-acid sequence MTEKENNVQHFLDLIRQSRRGKFKVYIGMSAGVGKTYRMLTEARTLLRNGVNIQIAYIETHNRPETHSLLEGLPVIPRRQLFYKGKMLDELDMQAVLNLHPEIVVIDELAHSNIEGSKNEKRWQDVMEILDAGINVISAVNIQHIESLQASVKNITGIDVSERIPDSVLMQADEVVNIDLTADELITRLQEGKIYTPDKIAVAMKNFFQPEKILQLRELALKEVASQVEHKIETALPRTAHLRSERFLACISSNHAIARKVIRKTARLAAYYHSRFYVLYVQTPKENMDRIELASQRHLINNFKLAMELGGEVLKVKSSNIAKTIMVTAEEKNITTICMGKPHLNVLGMVLNTAVFSQLLGKLSESDIDVIILS is encoded by the coding sequence ATGACTGAAAAAGAAAATAATGTCCAACATTTCCTCGACCTGATCCGTCAGTCCAGAAGAGGAAAATTTAAAGTCTACATCGGCATGAGTGCCGGTGTAGGCAAAACCTATCGTATGCTTACAGAGGCAAGGACCCTGCTGCGGAACGGTGTCAACATCCAGATCGCATACATCGAAACCCATAACAGGCCGGAAACCCACTCCTTACTGGAGGGGTTACCTGTCATACCCCGGCGCCAGCTATTTTACAAAGGCAAGATGCTGGACGAACTCGATATGCAGGCAGTACTGAACCTGCATCCGGAAATAGTGGTGATCGATGAACTGGCCCACTCCAACATAGAAGGTAGTAAGAACGAAAAACGCTGGCAGGATGTGATGGAGATACTGGATGCGGGTATCAATGTGATCAGCGCGGTGAATATCCAGCATATAGAAAGTCTGCAGGCTTCAGTAAAGAATATTACGGGCATCGATGTATCGGAGCGGATTCCTGACAGCGTTCTGATGCAGGCAGATGAAGTCGTCAACATTGACCTCACCGCCGATGAGCTCATCACCCGTTTACAGGAAGGGAAGATTTATACACCGGATAAGATTGCGGTAGCCATGAAGAACTTCTTCCAGCCGGAAAAGATCTTACAACTCCGTGAGCTGGCATTGAAAGAGGTAGCTTCGCAGGTGGAGCATAAAATAGAAACGGCGCTGCCCCGGACAGCACACCTGCGCAGTGAGCGGTTTCTGGCCTGCATCAGCAGCAATCATGCTATAGCCCGCAAGGTGATCCGCAAAACGGCCCGACTGGCGGCGTACTACCATAGCCGGTTTTATGTATTGTATGTACAAACGCCAAAGGAGAATATGGACAGGATCGAGCTGGCCTCCCAGCGCCACCTGATCAACAATTTCAAACTGGCGATGGAACTGGGAGGAGAAGTACTGAAAGTAAAAAGTAGTAATATTGCCAAAACGATCATGGTTACAGCCGAAGAAAAGAACATTACCACTATTTGTATGGGCAAACCTCATTTGAATGTATTGGGGATGGTGTTGAATACGGCAGTATTTTCCCAGTTGCTGGGGAAGTTGTCAGAATCGGATATTGATGTTATAATTCTGTCTTAA
- a CDS encoding ATP-binding protein has translation MRLKTKLSIGIGFLFTAILVSGLLGIFSINLMKKDAHLVLKDNYETLVYSNNMLQTLEQFRTNPASIQAFEQNLAKQESNITEPGEGAATGAVRALFEQLKKSPSNDSLQQLLREKIYLINTANQQAIFTKNNTAMSNAKRFSNWLVLIFSLLSLVAFTLAVNFPGIISEPINALSEGIKSIVNKDYSRRIHLNQHDEFGELAQAFNTMAEKLNEYEHSNLAKIKFEKSRIDTIINQMNDGIIGIDDTRHILFANRVAEKLLGLKEMEIAGKYAPDVALQNDLMRSLLQENNKEKELKIFADNKESYFHLDVINVDNNERVIGQVIVLRNITPFHELNEAKTNFIATISHELKTPIASIKMSAQLLADHRVGSVNKEQDELIRSITDDSDRLLKITSELLNMSQVETGHIQLKIAPVSPGIIIENATSTVSFLAQQKNIRVRVEEAATPCKMLTDPEKTAWVLTNFLTNAVKYSPEDDEIVLTTAIHHNNISFTVEDHGRGIDEKYLPKIFDRYFKVPGTPEKAGTGLGLSISREFIEAQGGKIWVDSRLGEGATFGFSLPVVV, from the coding sequence ATGCGCCTGAAAACGAAATTAAGTATAGGCATTGGGTTTTTATTTACGGCCATCCTGGTATCCGGATTGCTGGGTATCTTCTCTATCAACCTGATGAAGAAGGATGCACATCTTGTATTGAAAGATAACTACGAAACGCTGGTGTATAGTAATAATATGTTGCAGACCCTCGAGCAGTTTCGTACAAACCCTGCCAGTATTCAAGCCTTTGAGCAGAACCTGGCCAAACAGGAATCGAACATCACAGAACCCGGTGAAGGCGCAGCTACAGGCGCAGTAAGGGCGCTTTTTGAGCAGTTGAAAAAATCGCCATCAAATGACTCACTGCAACAATTATTAAGAGAGAAAATATACCTGATCAATACCGCCAATCAACAGGCTATCTTTACGAAGAACAATACTGCGATGTCAAATGCAAAGCGGTTTAGTAACTGGCTGGTACTTATCTTTTCTTTACTTTCATTGGTTGCATTTACACTGGCGGTGAACTTCCCGGGTATTATCAGTGAGCCTATCAATGCATTGTCAGAAGGGATCAAATCTATTGTGAATAAAGACTATTCCCGCAGGATACACCTGAATCAGCATGATGAATTCGGAGAGCTGGCACAGGCATTCAATACGATGGCGGAAAAGCTGAATGAATATGAACATAGTAATCTCGCTAAAATTAAATTTGAGAAATCCCGTATTGATACCATCATTAACCAGATGAATGATGGCATTATCGGGATTGATGATACCCGGCATATTCTATTTGCAAATCGTGTAGCAGAGAAGTTGTTAGGGTTGAAAGAGATGGAGATAGCTGGTAAATATGCACCGGATGTGGCGTTGCAGAATGACCTGATGCGTAGTTTATTGCAGGAGAATAATAAGGAGAAGGAATTGAAGATCTTTGCGGATAACAAAGAGAGTTATTTTCATCTTGATGTGATCAATGTAGATAATAATGAGCGGGTGATCGGGCAGGTGATAGTGTTAAGGAATATCACGCCATTTCATGAGTTGAATGAGGCAAAGACGAACTTTATCGCGACCATTTCCCATGAGTTAAAGACACCTATTGCCAGTATAAAAATGAGTGCGCAGTTATTGGCGGATCATCGGGTGGGTTCGGTAAATAAAGAGCAGGATGAGTTGATCCGGAGTATTACAGATGATTCAGACAGGTTGTTAAAGATCACCAGTGAGTTGCTGAATATGAGCCAGGTAGAAACGGGGCATATACAATTGAAGATAGCGCCAGTGAGTCCGGGGATTATTATTGAAAATGCGACGAGTACCGTAAGTTTTTTAGCACAGCAGAAGAATATCAGGGTACGGGTGGAAGAGGCGGCTACTCCATGTAAGATGCTGACGGATCCGGAGAAGACGGCCTGGGTGTTGACGAATTTTTTGACGAATGCGGTGAAGTATTCACCGGAGGATGATGAAATTGTGTTGACTACTGCGATTCATCATAATAATATTTCTTTTACGGTGGAGGATCATGGGAGGGGGATAGATGAGAAGTATCTGCCGAAGATATTTGACAGGTATTTTAAGGTGCCTGGTACGCCAGAGAAAGCAGGGACTGGGCTGGGGTTGTCGATATCGAGAGAGTTTATAGAGGCACAGGGTGGGAAGATCTGGGTGGATAGCAGGCTGGGAGAAGGAGCGACGTTTGGGTTTAGTTTGCCGGTGGTGGTGTAA
- a CDS encoding N-acetyltransferase — protein sequence MEHDRIIVRKATLSDIQYAAIITDEMEASAKARGTGIGKRPVSAIIDKIRQGKAVIAVTADKVWVGFSYIEIWGHGEYVSNSGLIVNPAFRNMGVASRIKKRIFRLSGELYPAAKVFSITSGLTIMKMNTKLGFEPVTFSEITKDENFWAGCKGCVNYDILQQKDFKHCICTAMLYTPEEHAGSRAGVRAGEQVVVQ from the coding sequence ATGGAACACGACCGGATAATCGTCAGAAAGGCGACGCTTTCTGACATTCAGTATGCCGCTATAATTACGGATGAAATGGAAGCTTCGGCAAAAGCCAGGGGGACCGGGATAGGAAAGAGACCCGTATCTGCCATTATTGACAAGATCAGGCAGGGGAAAGCGGTGATAGCGGTGACGGCTGATAAAGTTTGGGTAGGATTTTCTTATATTGAAATATGGGGGCATGGGGAGTATGTGTCTAATTCTGGTTTGATAGTGAACCCTGCCTTTCGTAATATGGGGGTTGCTTCAAGGATTAAGAAAAGGATCTTCCGGTTATCGGGGGAACTGTATCCTGCAGCAAAGGTATTCAGTATTACGAGTGGTTTGACGATAATGAAAATGAATACCAAACTGGGATTTGAACCTGTTACATTTAGTGAGATCACGAAAGATGAGAATTTCTGGGCAGGGTGTAAGGGTTGTGTCAATTATGACATTTTACAGCAAAAGGATTTTAAACATTGTATATGTACGGCGATGTTATATACGCCGGAAGAACATGCGGGATCGCGGGCAGGCGTGCGTGCAGGGGAACAGGTGGTGGTTCAATAA